A single Phoenix dactylifera cultivar Barhee BC4 chromosome 1, palm_55x_up_171113_PBpolish2nd_filt_p, whole genome shotgun sequence DNA region contains:
- the LOC103711472 gene encoding pyrophosphate-energized vacuolar membrane proton pump-like — protein sequence MGAAILSDLLTVILIPVAAVVGIVFALVQWTFVSKVKLSPEQQPPASGNKNGYSDYLIEEEEGLNDHNVVVKCADIQTAISEGATSFLFTEYQYVGVFMVAFAILIFLFLGSVEGFSTKSQPCTYSKDKTCKPALANAIFSTVSFLLGAITSLVSGFLGMKIATYANARTTLEARKGVGKAFITAFRSGAVMGFLLAANGLLVLFIAINLFKLYYGEDWEGLFEAITGYGLGGSSMALFGRVGGGIYTKAADVGADLVGKVERNIPEDDPRNPAVIADNVGDNVGDIAGMGSDLFGSYAESSCAALVVASISSFGINHELTAILFPLLISAMGIIVCLVTTLFATDFFEIKAVKEIEPALKGQLIISTALMTLGIGIVSWIALPSTFTIFNFGAQKTVKNWELFFCVAIGLWAGLVIGFVTEYYTSNAYSPVQDVADSCRTGAATNVIFGLALGYKSVIIPIFAIAVSIFVSFSFASMYGIAVAALGMLSTIATGLAIDAYGPISDNAGGIAEMAGMSHRIRERTDALDAAGNTTAAIGKGFAIGSAALVSLALFGAFVSRAEISTVDVLTPKVFIGLLVGAMLPYWFSAMTMKSVGSAALKMVEEVRRQFNTIPGLMEGSAKPDYATCVKISTDASIKEMIPPGALVMLTPLIVGTFFGVETLSGVLAGSLVSGVQIAISASNTGGAWDNAKKYIEAGASEHARTLGPKGSDAHKAAVIGDTIGDPLKDTSGPSLNILIKLMAVESLVFAPFFAAHGGLLFKIF from the exons ATGGGGGCGGCGATCCTCTCAGATCTCCTGACGGTGATTCTGATCCCGGTAGCCGCCGTCGTCGGGATCGTCTTCGCCCTGGTCCAGTGGACTTTTGTCTCCAAGGTGAAGCTCTCGCCGGAGCAGCAGCCGCCGGCAAGCGGCAACAAGAACGGTTACTCCGATTACCTTATCGAGGAGGAGGAAGGCCTCAACGACCACAACGTCGTCGTCAAGTGCGCCGACATCCAGACCGCCATTTCGGAGG GAGCTACATCTTTCCTTTTCACTGAATATCAGTATGTTGGAGTTTTCATGGTGGCTTTTGCAAttctgatcttcctcttccttggctCTGTGGAGGGCTTCAGCACAAAGAGTCAGCCCTGCACCTATAGCAAGGATAAGACTTGCAAGCCTGCCCTTGCTAATGCCATTTTTAGCACAGTGTCTTTCTTGCTTGGTGCAATCACCTCTCTGGTTTCTGGTTTTCTTGGGATGAAGATTGCAACATATGCAAATGCCAGGACTACTTTGGAGGCCAGGAAGGGTGTTGGAAAGGCATTCATTACTGCATTCCGGTCTGGTGCAGTCATGGGGTTTTTGCTTGCTGCGAATGGGCTTCTGGTACTCTTCATTGCAATTAACCTCTTCAAGTTGTATTATGGAGAAGACTGGGAAGGCCTTTTTGAGGCAATTACTGGTTATGGCCTTGGTGGTTCTTCCATGGCCCTTTTTGGGAGAGTTGGTGGAGGCATTTATACAAAAGCTGCTGATGTTGGTGCTGACCTTGTCGGAAAGGTCGAGAGGAACATCCCTGAGGATGACCCTAGAAACCCAGCT GTGATTGCTGACAATGTTGGTGATAATGTTGGGGATATTGCTGGTATGGGCTCAGATCTGTTTGGCTCATATGCTGAGTCTTCCTGtgctgcccttgtggttgcCTCAATCTCTTCCTTCGGAATTAACCATGAACTGACTGCCATTCTATTCCCCCTGCTCATTAGCGCCATGGGTATCATTGTTTGTTTGGTTACTACTCTCTTTGCAACTGACTTCTTTGAGATAAAGGCAGTGAAGGAGATCGAGCCTGCACTTAAGGGGCAGCTCATAATCTCCACCGCTCTTATGACTCTGGGAATTGGGATCGTTAGTTGGATAGCCCTCCCATCAACCTTTACAATCTTCAATTTCGGTGCACAGAAGACAGTAAAGAACTG GGAGCTGTTCTTCTGTGTGGCAATTGGTTTGTGGGCTGGCCTGGTCATAGGGTTTGTTACTGAATATTATACAAGCAATGCATACAG CCCTGTGCAAGATGTTGCTGATTCATGTAGAACTGGAGCTGCCACTAATGTTATCTTCGGGCTTGCTTTGGGATACAAATCTGTCATCATTCCAATTTTTGCGATTGCTGTCAGCATATTTGTTAGTTTTAGTTTTGCCTCCATGTATGGTATTGCTGTCGCTGCCCTAGGTATGCTCAGCACCATTGCTACTGGGCTTGCCATTGATGCATATGGGCCCATCAGTGACAATGCTGGAGGTATTGCTGAGATGGCTGGAATGAGCCACAGAATTCGTGAGAGAACTGATGCTCTAGATGCTGCGGGAAACACTACTGCTGCCATTGGAAAG ggattTGCTATTGGTTCAGCTGCCTTGGTGTCTCTGGCACTTTTTGGTGCCTTTGTGAGCCGAGCAGAGATTTCAACCGTTGATGTTCTCACCCCTAAAGTCTTCATTGGGTTGCTTGTTGGTGCAATGCTTCCTTACTGGTTCTCAGCCATGACCATGAAGAGTGTTGGCAGTGCAGCTCTCAAGATGGTTGAGGAAGTCCGCAGGCAGTTCAACACCATTCCTGGGCTCATGGAGGGAAGTGCTAAACCAGACTACGCAACCTGTGTCAAGATATCCACAGATGCTTCCATCAAGGAAATGATTCCTCCTGGTGCTCTTGTCATGCTCACCCCTCTGATCGTTGGAACCTTCTTTGGTGTGGAAACTCTGTCAGGAGTCCTTGCAGGCTCTCTTGTTTCCGGTGTTCAG ATTGCTATCTCCGCATCCAACACCGGTGGCGCATGGGACAATGCAAAGAAATATATCGAG GCTGGAGCTTCGGAGCATGCTAGGACCCTTGGTCCCAAAGGATCAGATGCCCACAAGGCTGCAGTGATTGGTGACACCATCGGGGACCCTCTCAAAGACACATCAGGGCCATCGCTCAACATCCTCATCAAGCTCATGGCTGTGGAATCACTTGTATTTGCTCCTTTCTTCGCCGCCCATGGAGGTCTTCTCTTCAAGATCTTctaa